The following are encoded in a window of Sminthopsis crassicaudata isolate SCR6 chromosome 3, ASM4859323v1, whole genome shotgun sequence genomic DNA:
- the SERTM1 gene encoding serine-rich and transmembrane domain-containing protein 1: MSDPDPSSGLVGNVENGTFLELFPTSLSTSVDSSSGHLSNVYIYVSIFLSLLAFLLLLLIIALQRLKNIISSSSSYPEYPSDAGSSFTNLEVCSISSQRSTFSNLSS, encoded by the coding sequence ATGTCAGACCCTGACCCTTCATCCGGACTCGTGGGCAATGTGGAGAATGGAACTTTCCTGGAGCTCTTTCCCACCTCCTTGTCCACCTCCGTGGATTCATCTTCTGGCCATTTGTCCAACGTGTACATCTATGTTTCAATATTTCTCAGCCTTTTGGCATTTTTGCTCTTGCTTTTGATCATTGCTCTTCAGAGGcttaaaaatatcatctcatcCAGTTCATCCTATCCTGAGTATCCTAGTGATGCTGGGAGCTCATTCACTAACTTGGAAGTCTGTAGCATTTCCTCTCAGAGGTCTACTTTCTCCAATCTTTCCTCCTGA